The nucleotide window AAGGCGCGCTGGACCTGGCGCCGGAGATGGGCATCCCCATCGCCCTGCTGGCACTGCTGCTGCCGATGGCGGTGTGGAAGGGCGAGGGGCCGGCCAGCCGTTCGTACCATCACGCCATGCCGGTGGAGATCGGCGCGCACGCGGTGGCGCGCGGCCTGGCCGGGCTGGTGTGGATGCTCGGCGCGGCCGGCGCGTACTTCGGCTGGATGGCGCTGGTCGCCGCCGGCACCGGCGGGTGGGTGGATTCCGAGCCGTGGTTCCGTTGGGCCGGGCCCGTGGTGGGCGCCGTCGCGCTGTACCTGCTGGGCACGGCGCTGGCGCTCCGCGCGGTGCACCCGTGGCGGTGGATCGGCGGGGCGGTGGTGGGGCACACCTTTCTGCGCGCGCTCGCCGGCCCGGGCGGCGACATGCCGCTGTTCCGCGCGGCCGACCGGGTGCTGAGCGGGCGCTACGGGCTGTACACGCTGCTCTCCGGCAGCGCGCCGGTGCACGTGCACAAGTGGAACGACCTGTACGGCGAGGTCAACTATGCCACCCGCGTCCCCAACGCGGGAGTGTGGATGGTTTCGGCGTGGCTGTGGATTGCGATCGCCATCACCCTCTTCTTCTGGGCCGCCTACCGCCAGCCGGAGGCATGAACGTGACCGAGATCTCCCTCCGGATGGAGAGCCCGATGAACGCGGTGGCGATGCCGCCGCTCCCCCGCCGCGCCGCCGTGGCGCGCGAGCAGTTCCGCGCGGTGGGGCTGTCGGTGCGGCGCGAGGCGCTGGCCTGCACGGGCGTCCTGGCGCTGGTGAGCACGGTCATGCTCTGGGACCGGATGCACCACCACTTCTCCTCGCTCGAGGTCTCGCCGGGAATCCTGGTCCCCGCCGCGTTCGTGGCGCTGCTCCTGCCCATGGCGATGTGGAAGGGCGAGGGCCCCGGCCGGCGCGCCTACCACCACGCCATGCCGGTGGACCACGGCGCCCACGCCGTCACCCGCACGCTGGCCGGGCTGGTGTGGCTGTTCGCGGCCATCGGCGCGTACATCGGCTGGCTGGGCGCCATGATGCTGGTCACCGGCGGCTACGCAGCCGATGTGCAGGTGTTCCGCTGGATGGCCCCGCTCGCGGGCGCGGTGGTGCTGTACCTGCTCGGGAGCGCGCTCGCGCTCCGCGCCGCGCATCCGTGGCGCTGGCTGGCCGGCGCGGCGGTGGGCTACGCCTTCCTGGACGCGCTCTCGCCGCGCCATGCCCCGATCCCGCCTCTCTCCGCGGTCGACGTGGTGCTCACCGGGAAGTACGGGCTGACGACGGTTCTCTCCGGCCTCTCGCCGGTGCTGCATCAGCGCGCGGGCGAGATCGACGGCCGGTGGTACAGCTGGTACTCCCACGAGCCGGTCGCCTCGGTGTGGATGACGGCGGTGTGGCTGTGGCTGGCGGTCGCGGTCGCGCTGTTCGTCTGGTCCGCCTACCGCCAGCCGGAGCGCTGATTCAGGGGACAGAGGACAGGGGACGGGGGACAGGGGACAGGGGCGGGCACCTCGCTGACGTCATCCTGAGGCCGGCCACGTTGCAACGTAGTCCCCCACAACTGCTTGCAGGCCGAAGGATCCATAGCCCGTTCCGCACGTCCGTCGCGGACGCGCTCGATCACCCGAACACACACAGCCCCTCTCCCGCGCGCCGGGAGAGGGGCTGTTCGATTGGAGATTCGCGAAGATAGGCCCTACGCCGTCTGCTCGAGCGGCACGCTGCGGTCGCGCACCTCCTCGCTGGTTAGCCCGAAGATCGGGGGCGTGGGGATGCCGATCATTCCCAGCATCAGGTAGATCTGCCCGCGGTGATGCGCCTCGTGCTCCACCATCGCCCGCAACCACTTCCACGCGGGCATCGACGCGCCGGCGGGCGTCACGGCCGGGCGGCGCAGGTCGTCGGGCGTCAGCGCGCGGAGGATGTCCATCGCCTCGGCGTGCATGGCGTCCAGGTAGGCGATCGTGGCGTCCCAGCCGTCGGCCAGGTCGCGGCCGTGGCCGGGGTAGCGGCTGGGGCGCCCGGCCGCGTTCTCGGCGAACATCCACCGCTCGATGGCCGCCAGGTGGCGCACCAGGTCGCCGAACGTCCACGCGCCCTCGCGGTGCGTCCATTCCAGCCGCTCCGGCGGGATGCACATCATCACCCGCCGCGTCCGCCCGCGGAACCCCTCCCAGTACGACAGGAACGGCTCGATCGAGGTGATTTCCATCTCCAGTCCTCAGTGTCGGGTTGGTTGTGGTGCAGCCGAACCGCCGGCGCGCGTCCGCCGCCTCGCGCCCTCTCCCCGCGCCTTGGAGCGCTCGCCCTCTCCCGTTCCGGGCGAGGGGGCTGGCCAGCATCGGCGGGGCCTGCAACCTATGATAGCACAAGAGCTTCGGTGTGCCGGTGATGCGGGATGGCTACCTCTCCCGGTACGGGAGAGGTGGACGGCCTAGGCCGGCCGGAGAGGGCG belongs to Longimicrobium sp. and includes:
- a CDS encoding DinB family protein — protein: MEITSIEPFLSYWEGFRGRTRRVMMCIPPERLEWTHREGAWTFGDLVRHLAAIERWMFAENAAGRPSRYPGHGRDLADGWDATIAYLDAMHAEAMDILRALTPDDLRRPAVTPAGASMPAWKWLRAMVEHEAHHRGQIYLMLGMIGIPTPPIFGLTSEEVRDRSVPLEQTA